CGCGGGTGTAGTAGCCGACGACCAGCAACAGTCCGACGCCGATCTCGGTGAGGCCGGCGCCGAGCACCCAGAGTCCGGGGTCGACGGGGACGACGGCCGTCAGATCGTACTTGTCGACCACCTGGACGGCGCGGGAGGGGTCGGCGAGCTTCTCGACGAGCCCCAGGTAGGCGAAGGCGAGGCCGACACCCACGCGGAGGACGGTCGCGACGTAGCGCTCGTGGGGACCGAACCGCTCGTCGAACCGCGCGGCGACGGCTCCGACGGGGTCGACCCGGCCGTAGTAGGTCCCGGCGGTGCCGGCGACCACGCTCAGCATGTGGTCGGCACTGGGGCGGCCGCCCCCGACGAGGACGATGGCGACGAACCCGGGGACGTACTCGATCGCGAGCACGAGCCCGGGGTTCAGCGCGAACGCCGCGAGATACGCCAGGAGGCCGGCGGCGGCGACCGCCCGCGTCGCCAGCCCGAACAGGAGGAGGAAGCCGAGACCGACCTGGAGGACTCGGGCCTCGGCGGGGACGGCCGGGCTGAAGAGATAGCCCGCGAACCCGGCGCCGACGAGCGGCAGTCCGAGACTCAGCCGCAGCATCCACGGGACGTACTCCCGGTAGGACGCCAGCGCGCTCCGCAGCGCGTCGATATCCGGAATCGTCGGTCGGACCACGAACAGGGCCGTCAGGAGGCCGACGACGCCGACCGTCCCGCCCGCGACGAGCGCGAGGTTCGGCGGCTCGGAGAGGACCTCGACGGCGAACTCGACCGCGTCCCGCGTCGCCGTCGGTGGGTCGGTGACGTAGTCGACGTGCGCGCTCGCTCGACCGGCGAACGCCGCGAGCGCGGCCGCGAAGAACACGGTATCCACCGTCGTCCGCCGCTCCGTGGCTCTCATACCGAACGATAGTGTCCTGTTGCGGATAAAGCCACACAAACCGGGCCGGCGAACCGGTCGACCGCCTCACACGTCGAAGACGACGTAGGCGTGCCAGCCGTCGGCGGTCTCCGAGAGGTCCATCTCGGAGTAGGTGACCGCTTTCAGGTCCCGCGCCTCGACGCTGCCGAGGGCGATTCCGCGGGCCGACCCGGAGAGCGTCCACTCGCCCGTTCGCTCGCCGTCGGACGACGGGGCGGACACCGCGGCCTCGTTGTCGACCGGGAGGACCCCGCGCACGTCCCGCTCGTAGATGAGTTCGTCGAGGTAGTCGAACAGCAGCGCCTCGCCGCTCTCGGCGGCGACGGTGAAGTCGAAGCGCTCGCCGTCCGCCTCGGGGATATCGTCGCAC
The window above is part of the Halosimplex rubrum genome. Proteins encoded here:
- a CDS encoding DoxX family protein, translating into MRATERRTTVDTVFFAAALAAFAGRASAHVDYVTDPPTATRDAVEFAVEVLSEPPNLALVAGGTVGVVGLLTALFVVRPTIPDIDALRSALASYREYVPWMLRLSLGLPLVGAGFAGYLFSPAVPAEARVLQVGLGFLLLFGLATRAVAAAGLLAYLAAFALNPGLVLAIEYVPGFVAIVLVGGGRPSADHMLSVVAGTAGTYYGRVDPVGAVAARFDERFGPHERYVATVLRVGVGLAFAYLGLVEKLADPSRAVQVVDKYDLTAVVPVDPGLWVLGAGLTEIGVGLLLVVGYYTRGAAAVAFTMLVMTLFGLPDDPVLAHITLFGMISAIFTLGGGPLSLDAWLSASEERDRDRDAVPTAD
- a CDS encoding archease; translation: MSFALREHTADVAVEATGESLDAVFGAVADGMAAAMCDDIPEADGERFDFTVAAESGEALLFDYLDELIYERDVRGVLPVDNEAAVSAPSSDGERTGEWTLSGSARGIALGSVEARDLKAVTYSEMDLSETADGWHAYVVFDV